In Polyangiaceae bacterium, the genomic window CGTGTCGTGCTCGGTACCGCAGCCGTCTCCGATCCGGTCTTGGTCCGCGAGCTGGCCCGCGCCCACCCGGGTCGCGTGATCGTCGCGCTCGACGCCAAGGACGGCTGGGTGGCCACCGACGGTTGGGAGAACACCAGCGATCGCCGCGTCGAAGATCTGGTGGCAGAGCTCTCCGAGCATCCCCTCGCGGGCCTGCTCTACACCGACATCGAGCGCGACGGGACCGAGGTCGGCCCGAACGTGGACGCCACGTCGCGCCTCGCCGCGAGCACCCACTTCCCGGTCATCGCCAGCGGCGGCGTCGGCACGCTCGCGCACCTGACCGCCCTCGCCCAGGCGCCCGGTGAGATCGCCGCGGCGGTCGTCGGCCGCGCGCTGCACGAAGGCAGGTTCGGGCTCGAAGAAGCCGTGCGCGCCGCGAGCTGAAGGCTCGTGCTTGCTTTCGATCTTCGCTACCCTTCCCCCTGTCATGACCCGCCCCGACCCCGGCGTCCTGCCCTCGCTGGCAGAGGCCAGCGAGCGCGCCGGCGGCAGCGATCGCCCGCCGGAGCAAGCGCCCGACGACCGCGAGCGCGAGTCGGAGCTGCCGTCGAGCGGGGCGTTTGCTGCGGAAGACTTCTTGTTCCACCTGTACCGCGGCAGCGAGCTGCTCCAGGAAAACCGCGTCGGCGAGGCCAAGGAGGAGCTGGAGCGTGCGCTCGGCTTCCAGCCGGCTGACGTCGAAGGGCAAGGTCTGCTCGGCGTGGTCTACTTCCGGCTGGGCCTGTACCCGCGCGCCATCAGCATCTTCGAAGAGATCGTGCGCGCGCGCCCCGAAGCCGAGACGCCGCGCCTGAACCTGGGCTTGTGCTACCTGAAGACCGGCCAGCTCCTCAGGGCGCGCGACACCTTCGAGCAGCTCCTGGAGCACAGTCCTCGTCACAAGCGCGCTGCCGGCTACCTCGGGCTCGTACACCAGCGCCTGGGTGACTTCGAGAAGGCCGCCACGACGTTCGAGCGGGCCGGTCAGCCGCACCTGGCGCGGCGCATGCAACAGGCGCTCGCCGACCTGATCGAGCCCGGCCCGCGCCCCGAGATGCAGGCCGTGCGTGCCGTCGCGGCGGAGGCGGTGCACGAGCTCGAGGGCGACACCCAGGCTTTCTCTCGCGCCGAGTCGGGCCGAGGCGACCCCGCACTGACCGGTCACTGGCACGAGCTCGGGGGCGACGTGCCGCCTCCGTCCCGACCGCTCAGGGCGCGCGCTTCCGTGCCCCCCCCACCAGTCGCCGACATCGGCGCCGCGCTCGAGCCACGACCCCCACCCGCCGTCGCTGGGGTCAGCTCGCCGCGCAAGCTGGCCGACAGCCTGCTGCTCGCGCCGCCGCTCGACGGTCGCGTAGTGGCGAGCTCGCCGGAGGTCGCCCTGATCCGTCTCGAGGGCGGCTTCGCAGTACGCCTGGATCGGGTGCGGGCCCTCTTGCCCGAAGCTGGAGCGTTTCGCCAGAGCGCCATCCATCGGCGCGCTCGCGGTCGTGAGCTCGACGAGCCGCTCGGCGGCATGCGCACGCCGCTCGTGGTGCTGGAGGGCATGGGCTCGCTGGTGCTCTCCGCCGAGCCGCGCTTGCTGGTCACCCGCCTCGAGCGCGAGCTGTTCTACGCGCGCGAGGACCGCGTGATCGGCTTCGACACGTCGCTCCGGCACGAGAGCGGCCGGCTGTCGATTGGCGCCATGGAGCACGTGCCCATGGTCCAGCTCTCCGGCGAGGGCTTGCTCGCCTTGCGCACGAGCGCGTCGCTGTTCGCCGTCCAGGTCAGTCCCGAGCGCCCGCTGATGCTCCGGGGCGGCACTGTCGTGGGCTGGGTCGGGCGGATCCTGCCGCAGGCGCAAGGCCCGGGCGATGCGTCCGCCGTTCAGGCCGGGCTGGTCAGCATGAACGGCGACGGAGCCGTATTCGTCGACGCGACCTGACGCAGCCGATTCCCTGTATGCTCGCCGCGTCGATGCCCGCCTCCGAAGCGCCGCCTTCCCGCCGCTCGCGCCGGCCGCGCAAGAGGAAGCCCAAGCTCGACCCGAAGGTGCGCGCCGAACGGCGGCGCTCGCTCAAAGAGGACGCCGTCAATCTGCCCAACCTGCTGACCTTCGGACGCATCGCGGTGATCCCGCTGGTGCTCTGGCTGCTCGACAGCGGCACCCCCACCGATTGCACCTGGGCCGCCATCGTCTACGGCGCAGCGGCCATCACCGATCTGCTGGACGGCTACCTGGCGCGCAAGCTGGGCGTCGTGAGCGTGCTCGGCAAGTTCCTCGATCCGCTCGCGGACAAGCTGATCGTGATGGCGACGCTGGTGTGGATGGTGCCGATGGGCCGCATCCCGGAGTGGGCGGTGGCGCTCTTGCTCGCCCGCGAGCTCAGCATCACCGGTTTGCGGTCCATCGCCAGCAGCGAAGGCGTGGTGATCGCCGCCGGCGAAGGCGGCAAGAGCAAGACCGCGCTACAGATGATCGGCATCATCGCGCTGATCGTCGGCTATCCGTACCACCTGTCGCTCGGCCCGCTCGACCTCGGGGTGGTGGACCTCGTCGTGGTGGGCCGAACCCTGGTCTACATCTCGCTGGTCTTCTCCATCACCAGCGCATTCCAGTACGTCGGCCTCTTCGCCGAGGCGGTCGAGGCCAAGCGGCGCCGCGCCGGCGGCGAGTAGCGGGGAAACTCCGCGAATTTCCGCCTTCCCCCTGACGGAATGCCGACGAGTCATGCTATTGAGGGCGAACATGTTGCGCCGGCTCTTGCCCCATCTCTGCGCCATTCCCCTCTCCGCCCTGCTCTGGGCACCCGGCTGCGCCAAGCAGGGCGAGGGCGACCGCTGCGACCCGTTGAACGGCAACCAGGACTGCGAGAGCGGCCTGATCTGCGTGTCCGGAGCCGAGCTCGTCGATGACTCGGCCGATCGGTGCTGCCCCCCGGTGGGGCAGACCATCAGCTCCGATAGCTGCCTGCGCAGCGGCGGCGCGGGCGGGTCGGGCGGCAGCGGCGGGTCGGGCGGCAGCGGCGGCGGCGACGGCAGCGCCGGCAGTGGCGGGTCGGGCGGCAGCGCTGGCAGCGGCGGCTCCGGCGGCAGCGCCGGCAGCGGCGGCGCTGCGGGAAGCGACAGCGGCTCGGGCGGCAGCAGCGGCGCCGCGGGTGGCGACGGCAGCGCGGGCGACGCCAGCAACGACGCGGGGGCCGATTGATGCTGGGGCGCGCCGCCAAGCTGGGGCTCTTGGTCGCGTCGCTGGGCCTCTTCGGCGCGTGCGGCGACGCGGGCGAGGGCGAGAGCTGCGATCTCGGAAATGGCAATGACGACTGCGAACAGGGGCTCATCTGCCGCGGCCCCTGGGAGGTGAAGTCGAAGAGTGCGGTGTGCTGCCCCGCGCCCCCGGCCAAGTCCTCCGTCAGCGCCTGCGATCCCAAGGTCGAGAGCTACGAGCCCGATCCGTCGGTGGACGCCGCGGCCATCCCGCCCGGAACCGGTGGCAGTGGCGGCTCGGGCGGCAGCGGCGGTAGCGCCGGCAGCGACGGAGCTGCGGGCAGCAGTGGCGCCGCCGGCAGCGACGGCGCCGCGGGTAGCGACGGCACCGCAGGCGCCGACAGCGGCGACGCCGCCAGCGACGCGAGCCAGGACTGAGCCGTGCCGGACGTCGCGCACCTGATCGGCAACGCCCAGGAGGCGCTGCTTCTGGCGGTCGCCGTCTCGCTCCCGGTGGTGGGCGCCGCGGCGGTCATCGGGCTCGCCGTGGCGGTGATGCAGGCAGCGACCCAGGTTCAGGACGTCACTCTGGCGCACCTGCCCCGCCTGGTGGTGGTGGCCGTGGTGCTCGCGATCGCAGGACCGTGGATGGGCGTACAGATCGCCGCGTTCGCCGCGCGCGTGTTCGCGGGCGGTTGAGCCCGGTTCTCGCACCGAGCGACCTCACAGCGCCTGGCGCTAGGCCGAGCCGCGCCCGGGAGGTCGCCGTAGGCGGGCGAGTGGCCAGCGTCCTGGGCAAGCGCCTCGTGCTCGCCGACGCGTTCGCGAGCCTGCGGGTGAGCCTGGCGGCCGCCGCGGAGGTCGCTCCCGGGGATCTGCTGGTGGTCGCCGGGAGGCTCGCGCGCACCGAGCTCACGCACGCCGAGGTCCGCGAGCGCTTCCCTTGCCCCGCGCCGCGCGGCGACGGCGAGGTCGCGCGCTTCACCTGGGAGGGAGTCGGTCGACATCTGCTCGGGCGCGCCGCTGCGTGCGACGAGATCCGGCGCTACTTCGCGAAGGCGGGCTTCGTGGAGGTGGACACGCCGGCGCGGGTTCGCACGCCGGGGCTCGACCTCCACGTCGACGCGCTCGGGGCGGCGGGCGGCTACCTCTCGACCTCGCCGGAGTTTCAGATGAAGCGACTGCTCGTGGGTGGCATCCCGCGCTGCTTCCAGCTCGCGCACTGCTTCCGCAAGGACGAGCTCGGCAGCTTGCACGAGCCCGAGTTCACGATGCTGGAGTGGTACCGCGCCTTCGCCGGGCAGGATGCGGTGATGGCCGATACGGAGGCGCTGGTCGAGCGCGTAGTGCGCCGCCTCGCCGGCAAGCCCCGCGTTCAGTTGGCCGACGGCAGGAAGATCGACGTGCGAGCGCCCTTCGATCGCGTCAGCGTGCGCGACGCATTTCGTCGCCACGCCGACGTCGAGGACGCCGTGCGCCTGGCGGAAGAGGACGAGGATCGTTTCTACCAGCTCTTGGTCGACGCGGTCGAGCCGGCGCTCGCCGCCCGTCGCCGTCCAGTATTCCTGTGTGATTATCCCGCTTCTCAGGCGTCGCTGGCGCGCCGGAGCCCGAGCGATCCCCGCGTGGCCGAGCGCTTCGAGCTCTACCTGGGCGGCGTCGAGCTCTGCAACGGCTTCGGTGAGCTCACCGACCCGGTGGAGCAGCGCGCGCGCTTCGTCGCCGATCGACGCGCGCGGCGCCGCGCGCGCCGGCCCGTCTACGCGCTGGACGAGAAGCTCCTGGTGGCCCTCGGCGAGGGAATGCCGCCCGCCGGTGGCAACGCGCTGGGCGTCGATCGACTGGTCGCGCTGGCGCTGGGGCGCACCAGCATCGCCGAGGTTCAGGCGTTCCCGTGGGAATGGCTCTGAGCTACTGCCCGACCTGCGGCACCGCGCCCTGGGCCGCCATGCCGAGGAAGCGCGCGATGTCCGCGGTCGCCGCCGCCACGTCGAGGGCCACGAAGTGGCCGTCCTTGCCGGTCGGCGGACCGTATTGACGGACCACCAGCGTGGTCGGGGTGCCGCTCACGCTGACGTTGCCGGCGAGCGGCAGGGTCTTCTCGGGCAGGGGCGGCTCGCCGATCGGCTCCGTGCTCGTGGCGCTCGAGTCGTGCGTGGCGAGCTCGAGCCCCGAGGCCAGGGCGAAGGCCGCCATGGTCTTGCCGGGGCTGTAGTTGTCGCCGGTGCCGTAGGTCTGGAAGACGTGCTTCGGCAGCTTGCCGGTCTCCGGCGCCTTGCCGATGACGCGACCGAAGTTGAGCGGGTCGGCGGGGTCGATCCAGATCTGGAGCAGGCTCAGCACGGGGTGGAGATCCCCGCTGCGGAGCTTGCCGGTGCTCGGATCGAGGTCTGCGATCACGAAGGGCAGCGCGCCGGCGATGTTCACCGGCTGCTTCTTGGCGAGCAGCGCGTGGATCAAGCTCGCGCCGTTCCCGCTCAGCACGGCGGCCTTGTAGCCGTCGCTGTACGGCAGCGCGAGGCTGCCCTCGGTCGAGCCCTGCGAGTGGCCGTAGAACACGATGGCCGCGGGATCGGCCTTGAAGGCCGCGCCGCCGCTGGTCGCGGCGTCCACGTCCAGCGCCGCCGCGAGGCGCGCGAGCGCGACCTGATCGACCGCGCCCTGGAGCGGGTTGCCGCGGGCCGCGGCCGGGTTCTTGAAATTGAAGAACAGATCGTTGGGCGACGCCGTGGAGGCGCCGCGGCGCGGGCCGTGCTGGACCTGATCGATGCCGAGCACCGCGAAGCCCACGGTGCCCCCCGGCGTGGCCGCCTTGGCGAGGGCGCCGGCGATCTCTGCGCGCGCGTGGCTGCGGAACGAGCCGCCGGTGCCGTGCGCGTAGACCGCCAGCGGCCAGCCGCTCGGCGGCATCGTGCCCTTGGGCAGCGTCAGCGCCAGGCAGACGTCTTCGCTGCGCTCCGGCTGATCGAGCCGCACGTCGCCGCCCGACTCCGTGTACGGCGGCGTGCCCTTCTGGAAGACCGGCAGCGAGACCAGCGCGTGGTACTCGTCGAAGTCCGCCGCGCTGCCGTCACCGCAAGCCCGCTCGCCCTCCGCTTGGGGGCACGGCGACTTGGCGCCGCCGCCGCACTTCACCCAGCTCTTCGCGGTCGGCGCCGGCAGCGCGTCCACCACCGAGGCGAGCTTCTGCATCGGATCGCGCACCTTGCCTGCGGTGATGACCGCGGCGTTCAGCACCAGCTCGGTGCCGATCAGCTTGTCCTTGAGGTAGGCGCGCAGCGGCGCGAACGCGGCGTGCGCCGCCGCGAGCGCGGCGTCGGAGGGAGCCGCGTCCGCCAGCACCGCTGCGAGGTGCTCGGAGCGCTCGATGGCGGCGCCGCTCTTCGACTTGCCGGCGGTGGTGAGGAACACCGCGTATTGGTGCCCGGGCGTCATCGGGTAGCCCGTCGGCCGCCGCATCGAGATGCTGTTCGGGCAGACGTAGTTGCTCTTGTTGGGGTCGTACTGGAAGAAGAGGCCTGCGCTCGAGCCGTATTCCGGGGTGCCCGGCGTGATGTCCACCCACTGGATCGGGTAGATGCCACCGCTGGTCTTGGTGAAGGTGTCGAAGTCGATCTCGCCGGAAAACCGGAACACCATGGTCGGGTTGGTGCCCCAGGCGCCCTCGCCCTGATCCAGGGCGTCCACGTAGAGCTTCACCGGATCGAAGCCGAGCAGCTCGGCGCCCGGCGTCGGAAAGCCGGTGAGGTCGAGGGTGCCGCCCTTGATGCGGACGTCGTTCGGGAACGGCAGCCGGAAGAAGTCACCCTCTTGGCCCTTGGGGTTCGCGCCCGGCACCTCGAAGTAGGCCCGCACGGTGCCGGCCGTCGCACCCTCGCAGCTCACGCCTTGCCAGGTCGGCAGCCCGAAGGTCGGCGCGCCAGGCAGCGGCTGCCCGCACTTGCCGAGGGTGCAGGTCAGACCCGAGTAGCAGTCCCCGGCGACCTGGCAGTCCGCGCCCACGTCGCCGGTGCCCTCCGGCGCGCACTGAGTCGAGAAACCGGCGAGCACGCAGCGATGCCCGCTGATGCAGTCCGCGTCGCTCGTGCAGCTGTCTCCGGTCTGGCCGGTGCCGGCCTTGGCGCACTTGCCCAGGAGGCACGTGAGGCCGTCCTGGCACTCGCCGCCGATCACGCAGTTCTGTCCCTCCGGAGTGGAGTGCCCCAGCTCGCACACCCCGTTCGTGCAGGCGAGCCCCGGCCGGCACGGCGTCGCTCCGCTGCACGCCTGCCCGACGCCCGCGCCCGTGATCGGCACGCTGCCGCCGCTGCCGCCGCTGCCGCCGGACGAACCACCTCCGTCGTAGGCGCCGTCGTCACAGCCCTGCGTCGCCAGCGGCAGAGCGAGCCCAAGCCCGAAAACCAGCCATCCCCGGAAAGCCATGCGGAGATCGTACCAGATCCCGCGCGAGTTGCCCCAGCTCAGTCGTACTGCAGGAAGGAAATCACCGGGGTCGGCAGCAGGCGCTCGCGACCTCCGAGGGAGCCCAGCTCCACCACGAAGGCGTAGGCGGCCACGTAGGCGCCCTGTCGGTGCACCAGCTCGCCGGCGGCGGCGGCGGTTCCGCCGGTGGCGAGGAGGTCGTCCACCACCAACACGCGGCAACCCTCGGGCAGCGAGTCGCGGTGCATCTCCAGCTCGCTCTCGCCGTATTCGAGCGAGTAGCTCACCTTGTCGGTGCGGTACGGCAGCTTGCCGGGCTTGCGCACCGGGACGAAGCTCGCGTTCAGCCGAGCGGCCAGCGCGCCGCCGAAGATGAAGCCGCGGGACTCGATGCCCACCACCGCGTCGATGTGCTCGCCCATGAAGCGCTCCGCGATGGCGTCCAACACGATGTGGAAGGCCTTCGGGTTGGCCAAGAGCGGCGTGATGTCCTTGAAAAGGATCCCCGGCTGGGGGAAGTTCGGGATCTCGCGGATTAGCTTGCGTACGTAGCTGAGCCCATCGACCAGCTCCGCCGCGATGTGCGGCAGGGCGTGCTTGGGGGGCTTCTTGGCGAGAGGCGACTTCTTGCTGCCTCCGCGCGGGGTGAGCTTCCCTCGGGCCGGTGAACGGGGCTTCGGGGTCTGGGCGGAGCGCTTGCGGGCAGCCATCGGCGCATTCATTAGTTCATTTCCGAGCGCCCCCCAAGCTCTTCATCTCAATTCGCGCCCGTTCGTTCGACGACACTCTCCGCCTCGGCGTGCGTCTCGCGCCCCCAGAGATCCAGAACCAACGGCGTGACACCCACCGCGCCCTGGTCGAAGGCTTCGGTGTCCGAGCCGGGTACAGGGCGATGCTCGCGCAGCGGACCACCGATCCAGAGGTACTCGCGGCCGCGCGGATCACGGCGAAACTCGATGCTCTCCTCGTACTCGCGCCGGCCGAGCCGAGTGGCGCGAACCGGCCAGCTCGCGCCGGCAGGGAAGTTCGCGTTGAGCAGCACGGCCCGCCCCCGGTGTTCGGCCAGGAGCGCCTCGAGCAGGCGGGCAGACAGCGCTGCTGCGGCGGCAAAGTCCGCGCCCGCGCCCGCGGACACGGCCAGCGCCGGCAACCCCTTGAGCGCGCCTTCGCGCGCCGCAGCGACCGTCCCGCTGTAGAACACGTCATCGCCCAGGTTCAGCCCGTGGTTGAGCCCGCTGACGACGGCATCGGGCTTGCGAGGCAAGACGCGTTCGCCGGCCGCGAGCGCCACGTAGACGCAGTCCGCCGGCGTGCCGTCCACCGAGAACACTCCGGGCTCGTGCCGGAACAGTCGGAGCGGGCGGTGAAGGCTCAGCGCGTGACTGGAGGCGCTCTGCTCGACCTCGGGGGCGCAGACGACGACGTCCGCGATCTCCGAGAGCGCGTCGCGGAGCGCGGAGATGCCGCGGGAGCGATAGCCGTCGTCGTTGGAGAGCAAGACAAGGGGGCGTTCGGTCATGGTCCGTCCCGAAAAGTGCACAATTCCGCGCGGCTGTCGACTACGCTGGCGTGCCCGGACGACGCGATGGCTTCCCCTGCCCCACTGGAGAGCATCGGCAGATATCAGGTGGTCGGCCACCTCGCGACGGGCGGCATGGCGGAAATCCTGCTCGGGCGCCTGCGCGGCCCGAGCGGCTTCGAGCGCCCGGTGGTCATCAAGCGCATCCTGCCGCACCTGGCGGAGCAGCAACGCTTCGTGGACATGTTTTTGGACGAGGCGCGCATCGCCGCCGGCATTCAGCACAAGAACGTCGTTCAAGTCACCGATCTCGGGCACTCCGGCCAGCACCTGTACCTGGTGATGGAGTACCTCGAGGGCGAGAACGTGGCGGCGCTCATCAAGCGCAGCCTCGCGGTGAAGCGCAAGACCTCCTTCGGGCTGGCGGCCTACATCGTGGCCGAGGCCTGCTCCGGCCTGCACGCCGCCCACGAGCTCACCGACGACGCGGGCTCGCCGCTCGGCATCGTTCACCGCGACGTCTCCCCGCAGAACGTGTTCGTCACCTACTCCGGCGGCGTGAAGGTCCTCGACTTCGGCGTCGCCAAGGCGTTCGTGCGCATCTCTCCGGAGACCGAGGCGGGCCAGCTCAAGGGCAAGGTCGAGTACATGTCGCCCGAGCAGGCGCGCGGCAAGCCGCTCGACCGCCGGAGCGACATCTTCGCGCTCGGCGTGGTCCTGTACGAGCTGGTGAGCCGGCGGCGGTTGTTCAAGCGCGACAGCGTGCTCGCGAGCCTCGAGGCCATCACCAAGGAGCCGATCTTGCCGCCGAGCCAGGTGGCCCCCGACTGCCCGGTCTCGCTCGAGCGCGTGATCCTGAAGGCGCTCGTCAAGGATCCCGCCGGGCGTTACGCGACCGCCGCCGAGATGCGCCGCGATCTCTTGGCGGTGACCCACGAGACCCTGGGCGCCGCCGACCCCGAGCAAGCGCTGGCCGGTGCGATGCAGGAGCTGTTCCGGGACCGCGCCACGGAGAAGCGGGAGATGCTCCGGCGCGTCCGCGCCGGCGAAGAGCACCCCGAGGTGCCCGTGGCGGAGCCCGACGAGTCGGTGGACATCCCGGATCTGATCGTGCCGCCCTCCGGCGCCCCGCTCGACCTGGGCGTCACGCCCACCGGGCCGACCCTCGCTTCCGTGGACCGCCCCGAAGCGCTCGGAGCGCCGAGCGTGCCTCCCGCTTCGCCGGAGCACTACGACGGCAGCTTCGCCGACCTGGAGGTGATGGTGGGCGAGGCCATCGCGCGCTTCGGCATGGCCGGCGACGCCATCGTCGAGGGCGGCAAGATCCGCTTGGTCGGCGCCGGCCCCGAGGTGTCCGCCGACATCGCCGGGATGACGGATCACTGGGGCACCCTGGCGCCGGAGCTCCGCCAGCGTCGCGCCGCCGAGCTCGCCCGCCGCCTGGTGACGGCCCGCCGCGCGGCGCTCGAGGGCGGCGCCAACAAGCCGCGCCGTGGTGTGCCGCGCGTCGTCGCGCCGCTGGTCATCGTCGTCGTCGCCGTCGTCGCAATCGGCGCCGCGTTTCGCTACCTGGCTCCGGGTAGCAATTGGTCCTGGGGCAGCGCGAGCCCGAGCGCGTCCGCGATCAGCGCCGATCAGTACGAGCGCGAGCGCGCGGAGCGCGCGCAGCGCGTGTGCGAAGCGACGCGCGCGCGCATCATGCGCGGTGCGACCATCGGACCGACGGAGGTCGAAGGCTGGGTGGTCGAGCTGGCCCTCGCCCGCCCGAACGCCGATCCCGCGGCTGACCCCGCGCTCGGGGAGTTCTTGACCAAGAACCCGAACGGCAGCTGGCGCTTCGTCTGGAAGGAGGCCGGCGAGATCGCCAGCCACGAGGGCATCGGCACCGAGGTCACGCTGGCGCCGGAGCCAGTCCCGCTCGACGGCTCGCCTCACGGGCTGCGCCTGACCTTCGCCGGGAAATACGTGACGCCGTACTTCTACTCGGGGGAGCGCCGCGCGT contains:
- a CDS encoding tetratricopeptide repeat protein, with product MTRPDPGVLPSLAEASERAGGSDRPPEQAPDDRERESELPSSGAFAAEDFLFHLYRGSELLQENRVGEAKEELERALGFQPADVEGQGLLGVVYFRLGLYPRAISIFEEIVRARPEAETPRLNLGLCYLKTGQLLRARDTFEQLLEHSPRHKRAAGYLGLVHQRLGDFEKAATTFERAGQPHLARRMQQALADLIEPGPRPEMQAVRAVAAEAVHELEGDTQAFSRAESGRGDPALTGHWHELGGDVPPPSRPLRARASVPPPPVADIGAALEPRPPPAVAGVSSPRKLADSLLLAPPLDGRVVASSPEVALIRLEGGFAVRLDRVRALLPEAGAFRQSAIHRRARGRELDEPLGGMRTPLVVLEGMGSLVLSAEPRLLVTRLERELFYAREDRVIGFDTSLRHESGRLSIGAMEHVPMVQLSGEGLLALRTSASLFAVQVSPERPLMLRGGTVVGWVGRILPQAQGPGDASAVQAGLVSMNGDGAVFVDAT
- the surE gene encoding 5'/3'-nucleotidase SurE, which translates into the protein MTERPLVLLSNDDGYRSRGISALRDALSEIADVVVCAPEVEQSASSHALSLHRPLRLFRHEPGVFSVDGTPADCVYVALAAGERVLPRKPDAVVSGLNHGLNLGDDVFYSGTVAAAREGALKGLPALAVSAGAGADFAAAAALSARLLEALLAEHRGRAVLLNANFPAGASWPVRATRLGRREYEESIEFRRDPRGREYLWIGGPLREHRPVPGSDTEAFDQGAVGVTPLVLDLWGRETHAEAESVVERTGAN
- a CDS encoding serine/threonine protein kinase, which produces MASPAPLESIGRYQVVGHLATGGMAEILLGRLRGPSGFERPVVIKRILPHLAEQQRFVDMFLDEARIAAGIQHKNVVQVTDLGHSGQHLYLVMEYLEGENVAALIKRSLAVKRKTSFGLAAYIVAEACSGLHAAHELTDDAGSPLGIVHRDVSPQNVFVTYSGGVKVLDFGVAKAFVRISPETEAGQLKGKVEYMSPEQARGKPLDRRSDIFALGVVLYELVSRRRLFKRDSVLASLEAITKEPILPPSQVAPDCPVSLERVILKALVKDPAGRYATAAEMRRDLLAVTHETLGAADPEQALAGAMQELFRDRATEKREMLRRVRAGEEHPEVPVAEPDESVDIPDLIVPPSGAPLDLGVTPTGPTLASVDRPEALGAPSVPPASPEHYDGSFADLEVMVGEAIARFGMAGDAIVEGGKIRLVGAGPEVSADIAGMTDHWGTLAPELRQRRAAELARRLVTARRAALEGGANKPRRGVPRVVAPLVIVVVAVVAIGAAFRYLAPGSNWSWGSASPSASAISADQYERERAERAQRVCEATRARIMRGATIGPTEVEGWVVELALARPNADPAADPALGEFLTKNPNGSWRFVWKEAGEIASHEGIGTEVTLAPEPVPLDGSPHGLRLTFAGKYVTPYFYSGERRAFLKLANALTEKLGATHGALYARCALGTTHHLGAWFTGPTPGAAAASLVYWIGAFGDPAQVRESVLFPDGGRDVRASGALGRIADKTKSLDRNKVRAVIGQHEGMITGKADGPTTLTFPFADANRAARASFEVAKVSGVGVER
- a CDS encoding adenine phosphoribosyltransferase — encoded protein: MAARKRSAQTPKPRSPARGKLTPRGGSKKSPLAKKPPKHALPHIAAELVDGLSYVRKLIREIPNFPQPGILFKDITPLLANPKAFHIVLDAIAERFMGEHIDAVVGIESRGFIFGGALAARLNASFVPVRKPGKLPYRTDKVSYSLEYGESELEMHRDSLPEGCRVLVVDDLLATGGTAAAAGELVHRQGAYVAAYAFVVELGSLGGRERLLPTPVISFLQYD
- the genX gene encoding EF-P lysine aminoacylase GenX, encoding MSPVLAPSDLTAPGARPSRAREVAVGGRVASVLGKRLVLADAFASLRVSLAAAAEVAPGDLLVVAGRLARTELTHAEVRERFPCPAPRGDGEVARFTWEGVGRHLLGRAAACDEIRRYFAKAGFVEVDTPARVRTPGLDLHVDALGAAGGYLSTSPEFQMKRLLVGGIPRCFQLAHCFRKDELGSLHEPEFTMLEWYRAFAGQDAVMADTEALVERVVRRLAGKPRVQLADGRKIDVRAPFDRVSVRDAFRRHADVEDAVRLAEEDEDRFYQLLVDAVEPALAARRRPVFLCDYPASQASLARRSPSDPRVAERFELYLGGVELCNGFGELTDPVEQRARFVADRRARRRARRPVYALDEKLLVALGEGMPPAGGNALGVDRLVALALGRTSIAEVQAFPWEWL
- the hisA gene encoding 1-(5-phosphoribosyl)-5-[(5-phosphoribosylamino)methylideneamino]imidazole-4-carboxamide isomerase encodes the protein MLVIPAIDLLNGQAVRLRRGRYDDVTVYASDPAEIARQWRARVSRLHVVDLEGARAGRAVQTDLVRRVVASFGPGVQVGGGIRSAQAAESYLELGVERVVLGTAAVSDPVLVRELARAHPGRVIVALDAKDGWVATDGWENTSDRRVEDLVAELSEHPLAGLLYTDIERDGTEVGPNVDATSRLAASTHFPVIASGGVGTLAHLTALAQAPGEIAAAVVGRALHEGRFGLEEAVRAAS
- the pgsA gene encoding CDP-diacylglycerol--glycerol-3-phosphate 3-phosphatidyltransferase; the encoded protein is MPASEAPPSRRSRRPRKRKPKLDPKVRAERRRSLKEDAVNLPNLLTFGRIAVIPLVLWLLDSGTPTDCTWAAIVYGAAAITDLLDGYLARKLGVVSVLGKFLDPLADKLIVMATLVWMVPMGRIPEWAVALLLARELSITGLRSIASSEGVVIAAGEGGKSKTALQMIGIIALIVGYPYHLSLGPLDLGVVDLVVVGRTLVYISLVFSITSAFQYVGLFAEAVEAKRRRAGGE
- a CDS encoding flagellar biosynthetic protein FliQ, with protein sequence MIGNAQEALLLAVAVSLPVVGAAAVIGLAVAVMQAATQVQDVTLAHLPRLVVVAVVLAIAGPWMGVQIAAFAARVFAGG